The Nitrospirota bacterium genome includes a region encoding these proteins:
- a CDS encoding ABC transporter substrate-binding protein, translated as MKPQQWLLSAILALVASTASAADKTVGVIMTGNLGFYQEVHKAFAGTLGKEGFDHRKVDTLLQMPSPDPLSWTNAARKMAVAEVNVIVAYGAPAAISALKETKSIPIVYAGVYDPQAIGVAARNVTGISCKVPMTSLLKYLRKMMPFTKLAVVYNENEPDSVRQADELTQLEGQYGYQSVRMPIKKPDDARKLVFAGKADVVFITMSSAVNEALEGIVKSAHASKIPTVSQTGGSSEKGVILSLAPSPVEQGEAAGRIAARLLRGESPASIPPEVPKLVELVLNLKEANALGIKVPMDLITDATRIIK; from the coding sequence ATGAAACCACAGCAATGGCTACTCTCAGCAATCCTGGCCCTGGTGGCCTCTACCGCCTCTGCCGCGGACAAGACGGTGGGAGTTATCATGACCGGGAACCTGGGCTTCTACCAGGAGGTTCACAAGGCGTTTGCGGGCACCCTCGGCAAGGAGGGGTTCGATCACCGCAAGGTTGATACCCTGCTCCAGATGCCGTCCCCGGACCCCCTCTCCTGGACGAACGCCGCCCGCAAAATGGCCGTGGCCGAGGTGAATGTGATCGTGGCCTACGGCGCTCCCGCAGCGATCTCGGCGCTCAAGGAGACGAAGAGCATCCCGATCGTGTACGCCGGGGTCTATGATCCGCAGGCAATCGGCGTAGCTGCGCGGAACGTCACGGGGATCAGCTGCAAGGTTCCGATGACCAGCCTGCTCAAGTATCTCCGCAAAATGATGCCGTTCACGAAGCTCGCCGTCGTGTACAACGAGAACGAACCGGACTCGGTGCGGCAGGCCGATGAACTGACCCAGCTCGAAGGCCAGTACGGGTACCAGAGCGTGCGGATGCCTATCAAGAAGCCCGATGACGCCCGGAAACTCGTCTTCGCCGGAAAGGCCGACGTCGTGTTCATCACCATGAGCTCGGCGGTCAACGAGGCGCTGGAGGGGATCGTGAAGAGCGCCCATGCGTCCAAGATCCCGACGGTGAGCCAGACCGGCGGTTCCAGCGAGAAGGGCGTTATCCTGAGCCTCGCGCCGAGCCCCGTGGAACAGGGAGAGGCAGCGGGGCGGATCGCCGCGCGGCTGCTCAGAGGCGAGAGCCCCGCGAGCATCCCGCCCGAGGTCCCGAAGCTGGTGGAACTCGTCCTGAACCTCAAGGAGGCGAACGCCCTCGGCATCAAGGTGCCCATGGACTTGATTACCGACGCGACGAGGATCATAAAATGA
- a CDS encoding MtrB/PioB family outer membrane beta-barrel protein, translated as MKKIIYSIAFLMLWASPLLAQQAPEEKATETKLEVPPEFRVGAGWYGVDQNGNTKAGEYDHLKSSPAGGFDMEWDPLPQRFLLESYFLNNKDYFGEVNYAFGDLVLINGLTRGLFHNLDHYSFGADDLSTPSPSFTDLNPFDLYGVESQLRRGSVRFKTPDFPLHLYVEAVTLDKEGLVQQRFLTLGGLNKVSESRPIDWNTSEYRVGLNSHLGPVEADYSHTEMKLAVLDQKFLTDADAGGPHNLVPDLKSSTDTVKLHTSYSGRLVLSGTYSNGDHQNEDSSAKAKFTNAAGDLMFMPVTSVILTVKYRHYDTEVTNPAVFNTATGITPIDVRQSISSTRDTVSGVVRYRATDRLTLRGEYVGDKTDRTNTNIDGSTNPAFWDLPQSTTKNTAKINVTYRIMNKLSFRADVSETKVDNPAYATDPDKAHGARTVLTWTPTPKFNTMLSYSLVRETRDNLSAPLGGGTRDAKRDQGLASATVMLGNRSSLTASYGLYKNDVNQTITLTDGTSGALTTEPGVPYNDASQMGSLTLTVAPSEGLNLIGSASRSYSRGNFVIAGANGVTNVSGISELSDMKVVDSLYSIGAEMQLTRLASCEIRYQYRHYDDKVDNSQDGTVKLTLATLSMKW; from the coding sequence ATGAAGAAAATCATCTATTCAATCGCATTCCTGATGCTCTGGGCCTCTCCGCTTCTGGCACAACAGGCGCCCGAAGAGAAGGCGACAGAAACGAAACTGGAGGTCCCGCCCGAGTTCCGGGTCGGCGCAGGCTGGTACGGGGTGGATCAGAACGGAAACACTAAAGCAGGGGAGTACGACCATCTGAAGTCGTCACCCGCCGGCGGGTTCGACATGGAGTGGGACCCCCTTCCGCAGCGCTTCCTGCTCGAATCCTACTTCCTGAACAATAAGGACTACTTCGGCGAGGTGAACTACGCGTTCGGCGATCTCGTCCTGATCAACGGCCTCACGCGTGGCCTGTTCCATAATCTGGATCATTATAGCTTCGGGGCAGACGACCTGTCAACGCCGTCGCCGAGCTTCACGGACCTGAACCCCTTTGATCTCTACGGCGTCGAGAGCCAGCTGCGCAGGGGGTCCGTTCGGTTCAAGACCCCCGACTTCCCCCTCCATCTCTACGTCGAGGCAGTAACCCTGGACAAGGAGGGGCTGGTCCAGCAGCGCTTCCTGACCCTTGGCGGTCTGAACAAGGTTTCCGAATCAAGACCCATCGACTGGAACACGAGCGAGTACCGGGTCGGCTTGAACAGCCACCTGGGTCCCGTCGAGGCTGACTACAGCCATACGGAGATGAAGCTCGCGGTCCTCGATCAGAAGTTTCTGACCGACGCAGATGCGGGAGGTCCCCACAATCTGGTCCCTGACCTCAAGTCCTCCACGGACACGGTCAAGCTGCATACGTCCTATTCGGGCAGGCTCGTGCTGTCCGGCACGTACTCGAACGGGGACCACCAGAACGAGGACAGCAGCGCAAAGGCGAAGTTCACGAACGCGGCGGGCGACCTGATGTTCATGCCAGTGACGAGCGTGATCCTGACCGTCAAATACCGCCACTATGACACGGAAGTGACGAACCCGGCGGTCTTTAACACGGCGACGGGCATCACGCCGATCGATGTGCGCCAGTCCATCTCGTCAACGCGGGACACGGTGAGCGGAGTGGTCCGCTACCGGGCCACCGACCGCCTGACGCTCCGGGGCGAGTACGTGGGCGACAAGACCGACCGCACCAACACGAACATAGACGGGTCGACGAACCCGGCCTTCTGGGACCTGCCCCAGAGCACCACAAAAAACACGGCAAAGATCAACGTGACCTACCGCATCATGAACAAGCTGTCCTTCCGCGCCGATGTCAGCGAGACCAAGGTGGACAATCCGGCCTATGCCACGGACCCCGACAAGGCCCATGGGGCACGCACGGTCCTCACCTGGACGCCGACGCCGAAGTTCAACACCATGCTGAGCTACTCCCTGGTCCGGGAAACACGGGACAATCTCAGCGCTCCGCTCGGCGGCGGCACCCGGGACGCCAAGCGCGACCAGGGGCTCGCCAGCGCGACGGTGATGCTCGGCAACCGCTCCTCGCTCACGGCGAGCTACGGCCTGTATAAGAACGATGTCAACCAGACGATCACGCTTACGGACGGCACGTCGGGAGCGTTGACGACGGAGCCCGGGGTTCCCTACAACGATGCTTCCCAGATGGGTTCGCTGACGCTGACCGTCGCGCCCTCCGAGGGCCTGAACCTGATCGGATCGGCGAGCAGGAGCTACTCCCGCGGCAACTTCGTGATCGCGGGGGCCAACGGTGTGACGAATGTGTCAGGCATCTCCGAGCTTTCGGACATGAAAGTGGTTGACTCGCTCTACAGCATTGGAGCCGAGATGCAGCTCACGAGGCTGGCGAGCTGCGAGATCCGGTATCAGTACCGGCATTACGACGACAAGGTCGACAACTCTCAGGACGGCACGGTGAAACTGACATTGGCCACCCTGTCCATGAAATGGTAG
- a CDS encoding DmsE family decaheme c-type cytochrome, protein MEQFILWRKWLAVVALGAFFVAGCAALKESRPLLPIKEYEKMIVGRLDADYIGTDNCLKACHEHDKRRRDFDLSTMGAQLSRESGLPLVNCESCHGPGSLAVEQLTPQKLAADAQVGKKTPCDFKTLVDIKNLPAPAKSLICLKCHAANATFNLHNWNASTHAVNDISCSDCHRIHGSHNLKVKPRDVAEMCERCHRDVEASFSLPNHHPVPEKKVFCTDCHDPHGGSGEKNLRRDTVKDTCTQCHAEKAGPFVYEHADLNDDCRTCHLPHGSVNNNLLTAREPFLCLQCHPTHPISGATTAEQKRAYYTRCTDCHSQIHGTDTPSATGQGTFVR, encoded by the coding sequence ATGGAACAATTCATTCTATGGAGAAAATGGCTGGCGGTCGTGGCCTTGGGCGCCTTTTTCGTCGCCGGGTGCGCTGCGCTCAAGGAATCGAGGCCGCTCCTGCCGATCAAGGAGTATGAAAAAATGATCGTGGGGCGGCTTGACGCGGACTATATCGGAACCGACAACTGCCTCAAGGCGTGCCACGAGCATGACAAGAGGCGCCGGGACTTCGACCTCTCGACCATGGGCGCGCAGCTCTCGCGGGAATCGGGCCTGCCGCTCGTGAACTGCGAAAGCTGCCACGGCCCCGGAAGCCTTGCCGTCGAGCAGCTGACACCGCAGAAGCTCGCGGCCGACGCACAGGTGGGAAAGAAGACGCCCTGCGACTTCAAAACGCTGGTGGACATCAAGAACCTGCCGGCGCCGGCGAAATCCCTTATCTGTCTCAAATGCCACGCTGCCAATGCCACGTTCAACCTGCACAACTGGAACGCAAGCACCCATGCCGTGAACGATATCTCCTGCTCGGACTGCCACCGGATCCACGGCAGTCATAACCTCAAGGTGAAGCCGCGGGATGTGGCGGAGATGTGCGAGCGCTGCCACAGGGACGTGGAGGCGTCCTTCAGCCTGCCGAATCACCACCCCGTTCCCGAGAAGAAGGTCTTCTGCACCGACTGCCACGACCCGCACGGCGGCAGCGGCGAGAAGAACCTCCGCCGGGATACGGTGAAGGATACGTGCACCCAGTGCCATGCCGAGAAGGCAGGCCCCTTCGTGTACGAGCACGCGGACCTGAACGACGACTGCCGCACCTGCCATCTCCCCCATGGATCGGTGAACAACAACCTGCTCACGGCGCGGGAGCCGTTCCTCTGCCTCCAGTGCCACCCGACCCACCCGATTTCGGGAGCGACCACGGCAGAGCAGAAGCGGGCATACTACACCCGCTGCACCGACTGTCATTCCCAGATCCATGGTACCGATACGCCTTCGGCGACCGGCCAGGGCACTTTCGTACGTTAG
- a CDS encoding chemotaxis protein CheW — MDILAARKKAAERARASTVKEQAAETAPAAPGVNEDLSQHGQPEQAVEALPAAAVPEDTSPAGEEAEAGPPPEPVAEEQQEQELEMLSFRLGDEHYAVMVDDVKEVLKSRDLTPVPNAPNYVLGVTALRGAVLPVIALSKRLGLPASARDEKSRILVVSVTDEDAGLIVDRVSGVVKIHPEAIRPVPETIEHGAEYLKGIARKDDKLYILLDVERALGT, encoded by the coding sequence ATGGACATTTTGGCAGCCCGGAAAAAAGCGGCGGAACGTGCCCGCGCAAGTACCGTCAAGGAGCAGGCGGCGGAGACCGCACCTGCTGCGCCGGGGGTCAATGAGGATCTGTCGCAGCATGGGCAGCCCGAACAGGCCGTCGAAGCGTTACCTGCGGCGGCCGTTCCCGAGGACACTTCTCCTGCGGGCGAAGAGGCCGAAGCCGGTCCACCGCCAGAACCGGTCGCTGAGGAGCAACAGGAACAGGAGCTCGAGATGCTCTCGTTCCGTCTCGGCGACGAACACTATGCGGTCATGGTCGACGACGTGAAGGAAGTGCTGAAGAGCAGGGACCTGACGCCCGTGCCGAACGCCCCCAACTATGTCCTGGGCGTGACCGCACTGCGCGGCGCCGTCCTTCCGGTGATCGCCCTTTCAAAGCGTCTCGGTCTCCCTGCGTCCGCACGGGACGAGAAGTCGCGTATCCTGGTCGTGAGCGTGACCGATGAGGACGCGGGGCTCATTGTCGACCGCGTGTCGGGAGTCGTCAAGATCCATCCCGAGGCCATACGGCCGGTACCGGAAACGATTGAGCACGGTGCGGAATACCTGAAGGGTATCGCGCGGAAGGACGACAAGCTGTATATCCTGCTCGATGTGGAGCGGGCATTGGGGACATGA
- a CDS encoding AAA family ATPase, which produces MYEEFYGLKEKPFNKTPDPRFLFQGAKHAEALARMQLAVDEQDIVLLTGEIGSGKTTLSRALIDWMDRSYHPVLIINPRLSPSQLLQMVALRLGIEDAGRQRHGLLEAINAKLFELFEAGKRTVLIIDEAQLIPGKATFEELRLLTNFQLDDRNLLALVLIGQTELRDRLDRRPYRALRQRVAMQFHLGPLEAQETREYVAHRLRVAGREARLFDEGALELLFRESGGVPRRINIIAGNALLEGFGRGVEIIGPEIIESVVRDQ; this is translated from the coding sequence ATGTACGAGGAATTCTACGGCTTAAAGGAAAAGCCCTTCAACAAGACGCCGGACCCGCGCTTCCTTTTTCAAGGCGCCAAGCACGCCGAAGCGTTGGCCAGGATGCAACTCGCCGTGGACGAGCAGGACATCGTGCTCCTGACCGGCGAGATCGGATCGGGCAAGACGACCCTGTCCCGGGCTCTGATCGACTGGATGGACCGGAGCTACCATCCGGTCCTCATCATCAACCCGCGGCTTTCGCCGTCCCAGCTCCTGCAGATGGTCGCCCTGCGGCTGGGGATCGAGGATGCCGGCCGGCAGCGTCACGGCCTCCTTGAGGCGATCAACGCAAAACTGTTCGAGCTCTTCGAGGCCGGGAAGCGGACCGTCCTCATTATCGACGAAGCGCAGCTCATCCCCGGCAAGGCCACCTTCGAGGAGTTGCGGCTGCTCACGAACTTCCAGCTCGATGACCGGAACCTCCTGGCGCTTGTCCTGATCGGCCAGACCGAGCTGAGGGACCGGCTCGATCGTCGTCCGTACCGGGCGCTCCGCCAGCGGGTCGCCATGCAGTTCCATCTGGGGCCGCTGGAAGCACAGGAAACGCGGGAGTACGTAGCGCACCGGCTCAGGGTCGCGGGCAGGGAGGCCAGGCTCTTCGATGAGGGAGCGCTCGAACTCCTGTTCCGCGAGAGCGGCGGAGTGCCGAGGCGCATCAATATCATCGCCGGGAATGCCCTGCTCGAAGGGTTCGGCAGAGGCGTCGAAATCATCGGCCCCGAGATCATCGAGAGCGTCGTAAGAGATCAATGA
- a CDS encoding chemotaxis protein CheA has product MKSDRNIKDFLAEAEDILESASQALLTIESGQSEGRPEPEQVNALFRAIHSFKGLAGMFDLKVPADLSHKMEFLLDEVRLGKVGLSREALDVLFDAAALLGRLVQQAGSGQEPEEIAPMVERIDAVLQAKPAAASDRSVLNEIDLDRGLLQVLTEYEEFRLKENIRGRKNLFLVKVVFELADFEAGITGLNETLKKEAEIICTLPTAGAGGSGIGFTIMVGTAKSRDELKASVTVPNAAIEQVPYVEGRKAEEPRQEAGLRSVSNTVRVDIYKLDSLMNTVGEMHLVKNIIGRIVRELKSQQGASSLAADLHKAQRGLERKLNELQEGILEVRMVPIGQIFNRLTQMVRKYAKDAGKEIDLRLSGEETELDKLMVEDLADPLMHLIRNAVDHGIESPEVRRQGGKPEQGVVVLSASPKGNHVVITVEDDGAGMDPRKILAKAVEKGVLTPDHGLDPETDRKEILDLVFLPGFTTRETVTEISGRGVGMDVVKKNLSKLSGMIDVETEIGEGSRFTMTLPITLAIIKALIVEAGGQTFAVPLSSVLEIIRTTEDQVETVETREVIAIRNETVPLLRLTEAFMLPVREGRSSLYLIIVGLAERRLGIVVEALRDQQEIVIKPMGKRLSKVRGIAGATELGDRRGVVLVLDVESLMEGVLKKTSAGPIR; this is encoded by the coding sequence ATGAAGTCAGACCGGAACATAAAAGATTTTCTTGCCGAGGCCGAGGACATCCTCGAGAGCGCCAGCCAAGCGCTGCTCACGATCGAGTCCGGGCAGAGCGAGGGGCGTCCGGAGCCCGAGCAGGTGAACGCGCTGTTCCGCGCCATCCACTCTTTCAAGGGGCTTGCCGGCATGTTCGACCTCAAGGTGCCGGCTGACCTGTCCCACAAGATGGAGTTCCTGCTCGATGAGGTCCGGCTCGGCAAGGTGGGGTTGAGCCGCGAGGCGCTCGATGTCCTCTTCGATGCGGCGGCGCTGCTCGGCCGCCTGGTCCAGCAGGCGGGCAGCGGGCAGGAGCCGGAAGAGATCGCACCCATGGTCGAGCGGATCGACGCGGTCCTCCAGGCGAAGCCCGCGGCCGCTTCCGACCGGTCGGTCCTGAACGAGATCGATCTCGACCGGGGGCTGCTCCAGGTGCTGACCGAGTACGAGGAATTCCGGCTGAAGGAGAATATCAGGGGACGCAAGAACCTGTTTCTCGTCAAGGTCGTCTTCGAGCTGGCCGATTTTGAAGCGGGCATCACGGGGCTCAACGAAACGCTCAAGAAGGAAGCCGAGATCATCTGCACGCTTCCCACGGCGGGCGCCGGGGGTAGCGGCATCGGCTTCACGATCATGGTCGGGACGGCCAAGTCGCGCGATGAACTGAAGGCGTCGGTCACCGTGCCCAACGCGGCAATCGAGCAGGTTCCCTACGTGGAGGGACGGAAGGCCGAGGAACCGCGGCAGGAAGCCGGGCTCCGGTCCGTCAGCAATACGGTCCGCGTCGACATTTACAAACTCGACAGCCTGATGAACACCGTAGGCGAAATGCACCTCGTCAAGAACATCATAGGTCGCATCGTGCGGGAGCTCAAGTCCCAGCAGGGCGCCAGCAGCCTTGCCGCAGACCTGCACAAGGCGCAGCGGGGGCTCGAACGCAAACTGAACGAACTGCAGGAAGGCATCCTTGAGGTCAGGATGGTGCCGATCGGGCAGATCTTCAACCGCCTGACGCAGATGGTCAGGAAATACGCGAAGGACGCGGGCAAGGAGATCGACCTCCGGCTGTCCGGCGAGGAGACCGAGCTCGACAAGCTGATGGTCGAGGACCTCGCCGACCCGCTGATGCACCTGATCCGGAACGCCGTTGACCACGGCATCGAATCTCCGGAAGTCCGCAGACAGGGCGGGAAGCCCGAACAGGGCGTGGTGGTGCTGTCCGCTTCTCCGAAGGGAAACCATGTTGTCATCACCGTGGAGGACGATGGCGCGGGGATGGACCCGCGGAAGATCCTCGCGAAGGCCGTCGAGAAGGGCGTGCTGACGCCCGACCACGGGCTCGATCCCGAAACGGACCGCAAGGAGATCCTGGACCTCGTCTTCCTGCCGGGATTCACCACCCGGGAAACGGTCACGGAAATCTCGGGCCGCGGCGTGGGCATGGACGTCGTGAAGAAGAACCTTTCGAAGCTTTCGGGCATGATAGACGTCGAAACGGAAATCGGCGAAGGCAGCCGGTTCACGATGACACTCCCGATCACGCTCGCCATCATCAAGGCGCTTATCGTGGAAGCCGGCGGACAGACGTTTGCCGTGCCGCTCAGTTCCGTCCTGGAGATCATCAGGACCACCGAGGACCAGGTGGAGACCGTTGAAACACGCGAGGTCATCGCCATCCGCAACGAAACGGTGCCGCTCCTGCGGCTCACCGAGGCATTCATGCTGCCGGTCCGGGAAGGGCGTTCATCCCTGTATCTTATCATCGTGGGCCTCGCCGAGCGCCGGCTCGGCATCGTGGTGGAGGCGCTGCGGGACCAGCAGGAAATCGTTATCAAGCCCATGGGAAAACGGCTTTCGAAGGTGCGGGGTATTGCCGGCGCAACCGAATTGGGCGACCGGCGCGGTGTCGTGCTGGTGCTGGACGTGGAGTCCCTCATGGAGGGCGTGCTAAAGAAAACTTCGGCAGGGCCGATAAGATAG
- a CDS encoding response regulator, translated as MRNVLIVEDSKAIRSMMRVSLEEAGGFFVVEAANGFEALKALPSRRFDLIVTDINMPDINGLELIGFVRSNPAYREIPLIIVSTEKSDEDKKRGLALGASSYVIKPFTKEDLMSAVRGALGG; from the coding sequence ATGAGGAACGTTCTGATCGTCGAGGACTCCAAGGCGATCCGCTCGATGATGCGCGTCTCCCTTGAGGAGGCAGGCGGTTTCTTCGTCGTGGAGGCCGCCAACGGCTTCGAGGCGCTCAAGGCCCTTCCCTCCCGCCGGTTCGACCTCATCGTGACCGACATCAACATGCCCGATATCAACGGGCTGGAGCTCATCGGTTTCGTCAGGTCCAACCCGGCATACCGGGAGATACCGCTCATCATCGTGAGCACCGAAAAGAGCGACGAGGACAAGAAGCGGGGCCTCGCCCTCGGCGCCTCGAGCTACGTGATCAAGCCGTTCACCAAGGAAGACCTGATGTCGGCCGTGAGGGGAGCGCTGGGCGGCTGA
- a CDS encoding DUF4388 domain-containing protein, which yields MSLVGRLEDLALPDIFQIISLSKKTGTLIVRSRKGTGMVVFKNGQVIQAASDSIRDSLGNMLVSQGMLSETALSQALSVQRREADKPLGMILQDMGAVTAQTLEAVVRKQIEEIIYDLLAWEEGFFNFELGEIAPKDKIEIDTQEFLLKHGISAEYLLMEGTRILDERRKGTTRPAPPPKVHGASPPPLTPSPLSYEPAREEFRARIETETPQKEISTLKSMFDELRFPTATAEVTLLILRYASEVVNRAILFMVKKDEVRGLGQFGIELTGQSPDQVVRNIRIPLNQPSLFLTVIENRRTYQGQIEQNESNKYLVNELGGVMPDQVLAIPLVVDGKVALVVYGDNIPERRPIKGVDTLEIFMNQAGMALEKALLEKRIAELQKERR from the coding sequence ATGAGTCTTGTGGGCAGGCTGGAAGACCTTGCGCTACCCGATATCTTCCAGATTATCAGTCTGAGTAAAAAAACAGGCACGCTCATCGTGCGCAGCCGCAAGGGCACCGGCATGGTCGTGTTCAAGAACGGTCAGGTGATCCAGGCCGCGAGCGACAGCATTCGTGATTCTCTCGGCAATATGCTCGTTTCCCAGGGCATGCTTTCCGAGACCGCCCTCTCACAGGCGCTCTCCGTGCAGCGGCGGGAGGCAGACAAGCCCCTGGGCATGATCCTCCAGGACATGGGGGCCGTGACCGCCCAGACGCTCGAAGCCGTTGTGCGGAAGCAGATCGAGGAGATCATCTATGACCTGCTTGCCTGGGAGGAAGGTTTTTTCAACTTTGAGCTCGGCGAGATAGCCCCGAAGGACAAGATCGAGATCGATACGCAGGAATTCCTGCTGAAGCACGGCATCAGCGCCGAGTACCTCCTGATGGAAGGCACACGGATACTCGACGAGAGGCGAAAGGGCACGACCCGGCCCGCGCCCCCGCCCAAGGTGCACGGCGCATCCCCCCCGCCCCTAACACCATCCCCTCTCTCCTATGAACCTGCCAGGGAGGAGTTCCGCGCCCGCATCGAGACGGAAACGCCGCAAAAAGAGATCTCCACCCTCAAGTCCATGTTCGATGAGCTGCGGTTCCCAACGGCCACGGCGGAGGTGACCCTCCTCATTCTTCGGTACGCGAGCGAAGTGGTGAACCGGGCGATCCTGTTCATGGTGAAGAAGGACGAAGTGCGAGGCCTCGGCCAGTTCGGCATCGAGCTTACGGGCCAGTCTCCGGACCAGGTGGTCCGCAATATCAGGATCCCGCTGAACCAGCCCTCCCTGTTTCTTACCGTGATCGAAAACCGCCGCACCTACCAGGGGCAGATCGAGCAGAATGAGAGCAACAAGTACCTCGTGAACGAGTTGGGCGGTGTGATGCCCGATCAGGTGCTTGCCATCCCGCTCGTCGTGGACGGAAAGGTCGCCCTCGTCGTCTACGGCGACAACATCCCGGAACGAAGGCCGATCAAGGGCGTCGATACGCTCGAGATCTTCATGAACCAGGCGGGCATGGCGCTCGAAAAAGCACTGCTCGAAAAACGGATCGCCGAGCTTCAAAAGGAGAGAAGATGA